In the genome of Acanthopagrus latus isolate v.2019 chromosome 17, fAcaLat1.1, whole genome shotgun sequence, the window gacaattcATCAGCACGATCCTAAAAAAGTTTCAGAATTGCTGTTTGGAAACAGAATGATCAGGCTGTAGCTactgtttctgtcttgtgttcAGTCATTTTTTGCCAACAGCAATCATTTGACATCATTTTTACAGTGGGAGCATGAAATATATATTAACTGtatgtggtttgtgtgtgtgtgtcctcctctgtAAAGTGCATGTACATTCTTTCACTGTTTGGAGTGTCTCTTACCTCCCCAGTCCAGCCACACAGTGGACAGCCACGCAGCATCCTGGGTCCTCTTGAAATTTCTTCTTCAGCAGACTCAACCAATCATCAACCAGTTTACTGGGAGGCGGGGCTCCATCATCAAATGGCCAgtcctgaaaaaaaaggcaaaagagtTACTTCTGGCACTTTGAGGGTAAATGCTTTATATACGTGTGCGCCTATGTTTAGTGTGTGCTCACCACCACATTAATGCCATCTTTCTCCAGCGGTGTTTTATCATAGGTGACATCACAGACTCGAACAACCGTGGTGGCCCCGTAGCGCTTCAGGTCCTGAAGGGAACGACAGAGGTAGGAGATGAGATTAGTTCAAATGTGTGTTAGTTGTATCAGTTTACATGCCATCAACAAGTGAAATGACATGAGGTACACGTATGTgtatgtccacacacacacacacacacacacacacacacacacacacacacacacacacacacacacacacacacacacacacacacaaacacatatgttACCTCTATGAAGGAGCTGAGTGTGCTGTCCGTCGGGTTGTGTGTGATAAGGAATCTCATGTTCTTGTGGCACAGTTCCACTGGAGCGGGTCGATTCATGGTGGCCAGTATGACCTTTGACAACCCTGGATGACCTCCGACCTTTATGTGTGAGCAGTTAATTGTTAGTCATAAGCCCAATGTCCACAATGAATGACTgtatataacaaaaaaaaaaaaaaaactgagcataGTTTAATATATTTGagtcacacttttttgtttcttagacaTTTGcctattaaaaaagaaaaaggtctgAGAGGAGCTTTTGCTGCTCTCACGCGATCATTCCGATTTGTCCATGTATCACTATCACTCTGACATCAGTAAGCCTTTTCTCacatgacattttaacatgtccCAGttggaaaagcacaggtgtatataataaaattaatgatggctgaattccatttagctgcttcagtttcagggccCTGCAGCCGCTCACTCTCACACCGGTGTGGCTTACTGACGCACTTGAAAAGATCAGAGCCATCGTTTACTCTATTattaacacctgtgctttttttcctaATCTGCATGgtcaaaacatctgctgtggaAAAAGGTGCGTTCAACTGAACCAGAACACACACCCACTAACCctctctgacatgttttcaaaGGCAGTCGAACCGGTTGACAAGGTCAAACACTAACAGTTCCTTTATGTAACTTCCACGCAGTATAGAGAGGAAACAAGCAAATCTAGAAATCTAGTATTCACAACATAAGCTCTTGTCTTCTACCAAAATGGCTtgcattcacattttctttttgtttttttgttttttttggtgcttaACTCccatgatttttatttcaacGTAGAGGCCTTAGTCAAACAAGTCGTTCAGCTCAAGTGGGACTCTCATTCATACCTTCCATTCTTCTGAaattttttcagatattttacaCACTCAAATTAACCAAATGTTCAGAATTCCCAaagtttcacatttcttcaaGGGTTTCAACTCTTTTTCATCCATAATTTCACAGCTCTTTGGACTTTGTCACCCAACTGTCTtcatatcattattatgatCATTATATAtcatcattatatatatatatatatatatatatatatatatatatatatatatatatatatatatatatatatatatatatatatatatatatatattagatacATATCAGATTGGGTGGAATGTTCATCTCTAGAGTGCGTGACATTATTTTTAGAGGGGAGAGCAGCTGAAAAAATACTATTTTGCCCTCATGtccacacattttcttcttcatgtttcaATTTATACATCAAAATGTTGGTAAGTTTGTGCTGGGTTTACACACTGCAACTGCAAGTCAAGCAGGCACATTTGGCACTGAGAGCCTGTAAGTTCAGCTGCTCACATGTTAACTCAGGAATGTAGATCTGCTCCCAGGTATAGGTCAAGTACTGCAGTGCAGCTCCTTACTTGTGCTATATCTTTGCATCTTTCAGCCCATTCCCACCTTTCTAGTTATTCGTGATGCTTCCTCCACTCTTTCATGCATAAACTCTGTAAAAGTTCAATCTATCCGCTCATACTCTCAGCAAAAAACTCGAATTCCAAGATGTTCTTCCATAAAATACGGGCATTATTGAGCTTTTAGAGCGAGAAATTAAATTTTGCGTCAGTTTTTTAAATACATCTTAAATATTCCACATCTTTCACATATAATTGGtattatttcatgttaaaaGCCAGCAATGCAGTTTAGCAATAGCTTTTCAAAATCCAACATTCACACCACAGTTTCTTCAGAATCTGCCTTCTCCGGTGGGACACCAGTGTTCAAAGAGGGATGTAATGCCGCAGCTAAAGATCCTAAACCCCAACAGGTGCTTTCACCTATAAGCTTGCTGCGACCTCATGTCACAGCTCTGTGGGCGGATACAAACTGTACCTGACGTTCACTTCCCTTACATTTCAGTTACCATCTCTCACATTTATACAGATATTTGCACATTGCAATACCAGAATCTACTGTGCCCTTGCACAATCTAAGTCAAGCTTTTTTTGCACTACTGGATAAATCTGGACATTCTTCACCTGCTTTAAAATTGGTCACactctgtttatatttatattcataatctattttatattttcatatctTTATTATGTcgtttttatatatttttttagtattgtttgttgttttgcacctACATTTTTACTGATCAGgatgtattttatcatttcaatttcattgttatgattaaatatataaatactaTCCTTAATAAAGTCttagatgtaaaaaaaaataaaagaaaaatgtctgtcttATCACTGTCTCTGTGCCACCGTACAAGAGTATCTCTTGTGCATTGGCTATGCTCCTGTGCACAATATTTGAATATGATAAGAGGGATGTGAGCGTATTTTAGGAAGgaattttaatttcaataatCTTAACTCAGAGTTGCCTCACATTCCATGAGGCAAACACAGCCACTATTTTAGAGTTCTGATAAGGACCAGGTGTCATCAGAGTCCTCAGTAAACAAATGCTGCgtagagagcagagcagaagtTGTGCAGTAACAGGTTTACATTTCCGAAGAAGCGAGGAGGGGCGCATCTGGCAACTCCTCTTCCCAGAAGCATTGGACGTTATCTCAATGCAttttttatctattcattttaaGGAGGAAAAAGGTGAGTGATTTATAATTCTGTGCAAGGCCTGGAACATAAAACATTGTCAGAAATGAATCGTCCGCCCCTGGAACGGAAAGCCATTTTCAGCTCATACTGACCAGGCTAAAACTACCACATAATTCACTATTTACTGTAAAGTCGGTGAAGTGCAGGAGTGAAAAAGTGTATAACTTTTGTCCCCCTCACCTttagctccagctccagcagttaCCTGCAGTGTCTTCAACTTATACCAGGTCTCAGGTGACTCTGGACTTCCTGTCTTGTGGATCTTCTTAGTAGGAGACCGTTTATAGCCGTTCAAGGTTTTATCCCAATTCTGAGTCCAGTCGACTTGTATTACCCCATCAGTTGACTGTATCCTATAGTCCTGGAGGGTACAGGGtgtcagctctctctctctgttttgtctctttgttttttaatctctcgGTTTGTCCggtccttttctctctttgtctctcagtagctctctctttccttctctctccggTTAGCTTTCAGTGCCGACGCTCCACTTGTTACCCCATGAGCTGGCTGGTTCAGAGGGCAAAGGCCAACCGTCCTTCAGGTTTTCACGGCGGCAGGACTGTATGGTCCATTCCAGGCAGGGTCTAAATATGTTGTGCGTGGCAGTAGTCACCACTCCGCCGCACAAACTCCATCAACCAACAGTTCtaaagtacaaaacaaattgaaagaaaagtttACTTTTTAGACAAGCAACTTTCAGAACAATAGTCTGGAAAAGAGGGACAGGTACAATTTCAGTAATTCagcatttgtttcagtgttctTAACACAGTATCAACCCTTACTTTGCTGCAAAATATACTAATGATAAATGGTAATCAGTGATGTGGAGGCCAGCAGGAGAAAGATGATGTAAGCgcacaaacaaaatcacagcaCAGCATAACATTTAGTTTCAAACACTGAGTAAAATCGACAAACATTAGGACACTGATATTTGCAAGTGAGTTCTGATACTGCCGTGTCTGAGGAGTCAGTTTCGTGCACTGCACATACATATGcatgtacacatgcatgtacacacacaactcaacaaaacgTATCATCTCACACAGCTTCTAACCTATGTTCAAAAAAGTGTTCCTTCTTTCATAGAACAGATGACAGATGCTGCAGGAGCTAGAAAATCTAATACATGATGTTTCtcacaatatataaaaaatgctATTAGATCAGTCTGCACACTATCGAGAAAATTCAATGtgatctgaagaaaaaaagagatcatAATCTGAAGACCGGTGATCAAGCTAAAATGCTCGAGGACTGTAGCAGGTCCTCATGGAGGAGGTCTGGAATGATTCATCATTTAGCCAGTTTACTTGACAAACATTAGAATACGAAGTGGCTGCTGGCCAGTAAGTGTCATATGGAAAAATCAAATACGTCTCAAGATcttactccaaacaaataggaaGCAGCATATTATTGTGCAGCATATTAGTacatttagctcagttagctcagttagctatgcagctagtggtccaaAGTCAGAGCTCAGAGTGGTTTTATGAGAAAGGGGGGGCTGGCTGGTTAGCAGgctaacttcagtagaaatCCGTGTTTGAGTCAAAacttttattcacattctgcCTGTAATttttagtgcatttttaaatatttcaaataaaattcttacatactgaaACTTTAACAAAGATAAACATATAATTATGGCTTCTTTATCCAAAATAATATTGTCATGAGCTCATTTACCTGTAAAAGACTTTGGCCTGAACTTCATTAGtcctttaaaatgcaaatacgGTATACTTGTAGAAAATTCATGTCTGACACATTCTTTTCCAAATGAATATGAAGTACTTGAGAAGTACTCAGACTGAATGTAATGTACttatgtgaaagtgttttaCCCGGGCCAGGATCTGACTAACAAATGCTGATTATCGGCTCCACTCTACAGTAGACATTTTGGCGGCGAACCAAGCCTTCTCACAAAGGAAGTTTCTAAtggcctgtctgtctgaaaatGCTTGTGAAACTCACGATGTTGTGGAAAAGGGGGCAGTAGTGTGGGGAAAGAAGAAGGAAGGTGGTCAAACACGTAAACCTCCCCTTAACTCACAGGGCCAAACATTCAGACAAACAACCAGGGAAAGTCCAGAGGTACTCTGGGTAATCTCTGGTGACCTCCTCACCTCAGCTctggcacacacgcacataatCACATGCCATCTTACTCACTAACTCCTCCAGAAGAGTGGAGTCTCTTCTGGAGGTTGTTGACTATCTATAATTAGGAATTTATCCTGTGTTACAGCTAATCGGGATAGAGGCTATTATTTTCCACCTGGTCAATGTGTACaacacaagcacaacaacaTGGAAAACGGAGACAAACAGGACACCACACAGGGGGCAGgttcactgaaacacagacagactcgACATTCAAAACAAGCTCTAAAGCATCTAAACATCAAACTAGTTTAAATGTTAGCTTCGCACAAGAACTGCTGTCACTTTAGGCATTTAGCCGTCATCTAGAGCCGAGTGacttcacttaaaaaaaacgaCAAAGAATCATGTGGGAAATGGCAAGACGGTAGCAGTAACTCCAATTAAAACTGTAAAGGCGATCCTCCCTGTTACCTTAGAGCGCAgtttggtttgtaaaaacaGGTGTGTCCCCAGTTGGTCGTCTGGCTGCCTGGCTGTTTCCCTGTCACACACTGGGTCAGGACCCAAAGGAGTTAAAAATGGATCTCAATATTATTTCAGAGCCATGTCAGGCTGCCAAACCTTCCTACAGTGCTTGCAACGCGAGGCTGAATTAAACAACAGTAAGCTTGTAGGTTAGTAGTAAAGACACGGTGGGTTAGTAGTAGCCTCAAATAGGTTAAATCCTGTTACGGCGTATTCACCTCTCCTGCCCTTCAGTTATCTGGTATAGAAGAGGTTTCCTCTAGTAGAAGCTCCAATGGCAAGTCACTCTGGAGAACAAGATGTGCTAAATGCCTAAATTGGAGATGTCTCTGAAAGCCTACAGTGCGCAGCCTTCCCTCTTACCTCAGTGGGCAGCTTGGCTGCTGAACTTCGAAATCCACAAACCACTCACTGgcaaagtcctgcagcagcagcagaagcagcagcagcagcagcagcagcagcggcggcggcagccCTACAACAGTGTGAGTGCTGACAGACAACCAGCTGACTGCCTGTTATAGTAAACCCCTGTAGACACTGAATACCCTGCAGCTGTATTTATAGCTGTATCTATACTAGCGGCTGATTCTATGACACATCAGATTTTTGTGGAGACAACTGCCTCCGATGCTGGTGCACTCCCTGTCTCCCTGCTCTCTCAGGCTGTTCCAGTGAAGAACTGTGATACTTGCACTAATGTGAAAATTGCTTTCTATGCAAATTACCTAAATTTTACCTACACGTTCTTACAAGACTTCTTGAAGCAGGTTGCCACACTTCTGGCTGTGTGTCAGCATCAGGAACTTCTCCCAATTACCACctgatgttcatttttttttttttttctggattcaaccaccaaaacaacaacaacagcagcagtatcTACTGAGGAATTCTCCTTACCTGCTCTTAAATGTCATCTCCAACCACAGACTAAACTTCAGCTCCTCTTGCCACAAACGAGTCCGCCTGCTTTAAGTCTTTTTCTGCGACTAGAGgcaaaaacactacaaaaatGAAGTCCTTCTGCAGCAACCTGTAGCTCTGCCCCGCTGTGACACTTAACTATACACCTCTCTCTGCGCCTCCTGGCCTCTCAGTACCCGCGGCAAGTGAGCTCTACTTGCCAGATTGTAGCTCTACCTTGCTCGTAGCAGTAGTGCAGTGTGCAGGGGCTGAGGATCTGCTGTGAGCTGGTCTAATCAGGCTGAGCAGCCATCTGACCCTGACAGCCCTGTCACCAGCAGAACACTCTACAGTTAATGCtcttagagagagagagaagagcctgtccccctccccccctcctcctccttctcctcatcttcctcctcttcatccagtctttttttttttttccccctcctctctctctctcatgaagaggtgcctttttttcccccttcctctctttcctcacctCTCCTACAGGCTACAAGGTTCAGTCAAGGAAGCGTGTGgtctcacacacagtccagcgcacaggaacaaaataaaagcagattaGTGTTGTCCAGATTATGTTTCTCTCAAATACGAGCGAAATAATTTGTGAAATTGTAGGGCTAATGGTCTTTTTTCCGCCGTGGCACGTCTGTCTGGAGCttctcttgttttcctctcctccctctctctctctcccccccctctccctccctgaaCCAACTAAAAATAGACAGTCCTTTGAGCCACCAGACAGATTGGACAAGTCGAACCTTTGAGTCTCAGTTCATGGAATTAACTTTCTCCTTAGCTGACAATAGCTCcaagtttgttgttgttgttctcctcTGGCTAAATACCGTGTGAAGTCACGTATCATCGCCGTGTGTTGGGACAAAAAACTAATACAATGGGTGATAAATTGCAGGAGCAAACTTCTAAAACCAATATGTATTGAAGCCTTCCTCCAAGAAATTCATTCAGCT includes:
- the LOC119006797 gene encoding protein tyrosine phosphatase type IVA 3; amino-acid sequence: MNRPAPVELCHKNMRFLITHNPTDSTLSSFIEDLKRYGATTVVRVCDVTYDKTPLEKDGINVVDWPFDDGAPPPSKLVDDWLSLLKKKFQEDPGCCVAVHCVAGLGRAPVLVALALIESGMKYEDAIQLIRQKRRGAINSKQLTYLEKYRSKQRLRFKDSHTQKNKCCTM